A genomic stretch from Xiphophorus maculatus strain JP 163 A chromosome 16, X_maculatus-5.0-male, whole genome shotgun sequence includes:
- the LOC102216461 gene encoding myeloid-associated differentiation marker-like codes for MVYMNLKSVTQPVGILRILAVIVTCMSFSLVASVTPESLSYWGWCMFTWVFCCFVTLLILILEFTTISTKVPFAWEDFTAAFAILSSVMCLCAAIMYPTFFTCKTCYRQIGASVVSWICFALYVAEVVLTRLRPSGQDSGFLSTPPGIMKMLEIFFACLIFLSLESGHYSGQQYATGLNWCIAVYSLCFIFAITIILLTLINITAYFPFPFDMVVIVCNVLAAVMYLTVMVMWPLYSFHNNKRPATCDRLCSWDKLVLITVMTVFNSIVYLLDSIYSILLVFFFRNE; via the coding sequence ATGGTCTACATGAATTTGAAATCCGTCACCCAGCCTGTGGGGATCTTACGAATATTGGCGGTCATTGTCACCTGCATGAGTTTCAGCCTGGTGGCCTCAGTGACACCTGAATCCTTGTCATACTGGGGATGGTGCATGTTCACCTGGGTCTTCTGCTGCTTCGTCACCCTTCTCATTCTCATCCTGGAGTTCACCACCATCAGCACCAAAGTGCCTTTTGCCTGGGAGGACTTCACTGCTGCCTTTGCTATTCTGTCAAGTGTAATGTGCCTGTGCGCCGCCATCATGTACCCTACCTTTTTCACCTGCAAGACATGTTACCGCCAgattggagcctctgtggtatCCTGGATTTGTTTTGCGTTGTACGTGGCTGAAGTGGTCCTAACACGCCTTCGCCCGAGTGGACAGGACAGTGGATTTCTCTCCACGCCGCCGGGAATAATGAAGATGCTGGAGATCTTCTTTGCGTGTCTCATCTTCCTGTCATTGGAAAGTGGCCACTACTCGGGTCAACAGTACGCCACAGGATTGAACTGGTGTATAGCTGTGTACTCCCTGTGTTTCATTTTCGCCATCACCATAATCCTGCTCACTCTTATAAATATTACCGCCTATTTTCCTTTCCCTTTTGACATGGTTGTGATTGTCTGTAATGTTTTGGCAGCTGTGATGTACCTAACAGTCATGGTTATGTGGCCACTGTATTCTTTTCACAACAATAAGAGGCCAGCGACTTGTGACCGCCTCTGTTCCTGGGATAAATTGGTTCTGATCACCGTCATGACAGTCTTCAACTCTATTGTATACCTACTGGACTCAATCTACTCCATACTTctagtcttttttttcagaaatgagTGA